One Solanum pennellii chromosome 10, SPENNV200 genomic region harbors:
- the LOC107032278 gene encoding expansin-B3, which produces MDFSIRLVSYVMSVILVFLTVIASGTTLRRGVNPHWHSASATWYGSPNGDGSDGGACGYGTMVDVKPFRARVGAVSSALFKKGEGCGACYKVKCLDKTICSKRAVTIIVTDESPALTKGLVHFDLSGSAFGRMAVSGRNTNLRNRGKISIIYRKTPCKYPGQNIAFHVNVGSTAYWLSLLVEFEDGDGDIGSMQIKEARSNQWLTMTHLWGANWCIIGGPLQGPFSIKLTTLTKKRTLSARDVIPSKWTPKATYTSRLNFLK; this is translated from the exons ATGGATTTTAGTATTCGCCTTGTTAGTTATGTTATGTCGgtgattttagtttttttaactGTCATTGCATCGGGTACCACTCTCCGACGTGGTGTGAACCCACATTGGCACTCAGCTTCGGCTACTTGGTATGGTAGTCCCAATGGAGATGGTAGTGACG GTGGAGCATGTGGGTACGGGACAATGGTGGATGTGAAGCCGTTCAGGGCTCGAGTTGGGGCCGTGAGTTCAGCCTTATTTAAAAAAGGCGAAGGTTGTGGTGCTTGCTATAAAGTAAAATGCTTAGATAAAACCATTTGCTCGAAACGAGCTGTGACAATTATCGTTACCGATGAATCGCCGGCCCTAACTAAAGGTCTAGTCCACTTCGACCTTAGTGGGTCCGCATTCGGACGTATGGCTGTTTCGGGTCGTAACACTAACTTACGCAATCGTGGTAAAATCTCCATTATTTACCGCAA GACTCCTTGTAAATATCCTGGACAAAACATTGcatttcatgtaaatgttggcTCAACAGCTTATTGGCTTTCTCTTTTGGTGGAATTTGAGGATGGAGATGGTGATATTGGATCCATGCAAATAAAAGAG gCAAGGTCTAATCAATGGTTAACGATGACACACCTATGGGGTGCGAATTGGTGCATTATTGGTGGACCATTACAAGGACCATTTTCAATTAAGCTAACCACACTAACCAAAAAGCGAACCCTCTCAGCTAGAGATGTTATTCCAAGTAAATGGACTCCTAAAGCCACTTATACGTCTCGACTTAACTTTTTAAAGTAA